From a region of the Hymenobacter jejuensis genome:
- a CDS encoding ATP-dependent zinc protease family protein, translating into MKNKRVAKRVVGRRELVDFPQFQLWGVEAKVDTGAYTGAIHCSNINVEQLPDGRERLRVQFLDPSHPNFDGRLMEFDSFLLRDIKSSNGEVQERYVIRAIIRLFGEDFDTEFSLSDRSDMKYPVLMGRSLLRRGRFMVDVARLHVSYKTEVLRKQLRP; encoded by the coding sequence ATGAAAAACAAGCGAGTTGCTAAACGTGTTGTGGGGCGGCGGGAGTTGGTTGACTTTCCACAGTTTCAGCTGTGGGGGGTTGAGGCTAAGGTAGATACCGGGGCTTATACCGGCGCTATTCACTGTTCCAACATCAACGTCGAGCAACTGCCCGACGGGCGCGAACGACTGCGGGTGCAGTTTCTTGATCCGTCGCACCCTAACTTTGACGGCCGCCTCATGGAGTTTGATAGCTTTTTGTTGCGCGACATCAAAAGCTCCAATGGCGAAGTGCAGGAACGCTACGTAATCCGGGCGATCATTCGGCTGTTTGGGGAAGATTTTGACACTGAATTCTCGCTTTCCGACCGATCCGACATGAAATACCCGGTGCTCATGGGCCGCTCTTTGTTGCGGCGTGGGCGCTTTATGGTGGATGTAGCCCGGCTTCACGTCTCGTACAAAACCGAGGTCCTGCGCAAACAACTTCGTCCCTGA
- the cmk gene encoding (d)CMP kinase: MKQIVIAIDGYSSCGKSTTAKAVAAELGYAYIDTGAMYRAVTLYLLERQIAFDDLPRIEQALHDIHISFKRNRRTGRNELCLDGEIREDEIRQMRISNSVSEVSVIPAVRHALVRQQQRMGRKRGVVMDGRDIGTTVFPDAEVKVFMTADVLTRARRRQEELALNGESVELDDIVENLRKRDHIDSTRAESPLRRAADAVLLDTTHITIDEQVDFVLERVSAVLFSPATALPSYEEEGERNGSNTVI, from the coding sequence ATGAAACAAATCGTCATTGCCATAGATGGCTACTCCTCGTGCGGAAAAAGCACGACGGCCAAAGCAGTGGCCGCCGAACTAGGCTATGCCTACATCGACACGGGAGCCATGTACCGGGCAGTGACGCTTTATTTGCTCGAACGGCAAATTGCCTTCGACGACCTGCCGCGCATTGAGCAGGCGCTACACGACATTCACATTTCGTTTAAGCGCAACCGCCGCACGGGCCGCAACGAGCTGTGCCTCGACGGTGAAATTCGGGAAGATGAAATCCGGCAGATGCGCATCTCCAATTCGGTGAGCGAAGTGTCGGTGATTCCGGCCGTGCGCCACGCGCTGGTGCGCCAACAGCAACGCATGGGCCGCAAGCGCGGCGTAGTCATGGACGGCCGCGACATCGGCACGACCGTGTTTCCCGATGCCGAAGTGAAGGTGTTTATGACCGCCGACGTACTGACGCGCGCCCGCCGACGACAAGAAGAGCTGGCCCTGAATGGAGAATCGGTAGAACTAGACGATATTGTAGAAAACCTACGCAAGCGCGACCACATCGACTCAACGCGGGCCGAAAGTCCGCTGCGTCGCGCGGCGGATGCCGTATTGCTGGACACCACGCACATTACGATCGACGAACAGGTCGATTTTGTGCTGGAACGCGTTTCGGCCGTCCTCTTCTCGCCTGCGACGGCTTTGCCATCGTATGAGGAAGAAGGCGAACGTAATGGCAGCAATACTGTTATCTAG
- a CDS encoding PQQ-dependent sugar dehydrogenase, protein MMRRLLAFAFLTPLVFGFTTELPSAAADANLSKIKLPAGFAISYFAQNVSGAREITVGPDGTVYVGTRNDKVYALPDRNKDGRADEVVTIATGLNAPNGVAVRNGALYVAEINRVLRYDNIAQHLKQKPKPAVVYNQLPSKEWHGYRYIAFGPDGKLYVPVGAPCNSCLPEEPIFGTINRMNADGTGFEIVANGVRNTVGFDWSPVDKALWFTDNGRDNLGDNVPADELNRASGPGLHFGFPYFFAGDIPDPEFGKGKSSNTYTKPARKLGPHVAALGMKFYTGKQFPTQYRNQIFIPEHGSWNRSSKIGYRISLVRLDATGKQATSYETFAQGWLQGQQAWGRPVCLLQLADGSLLVSDDQNDAIYRISYKG, encoded by the coding sequence ATGATGCGCCGCCTCCTAGCCTTTGCTTTCCTGACGCCCTTGGTCTTTGGCTTCACTACTGAGCTGCCCTCGGCAGCGGCCGATGCCAACCTGAGCAAGATCAAATTGCCCGCTGGTTTCGCCATCAGCTACTTCGCGCAGAACGTGTCCGGGGCTCGTGAAATCACGGTAGGCCCCGATGGCACTGTGTATGTAGGCACGCGCAACGACAAAGTATACGCCCTGCCTGACCGCAACAAAGACGGCCGCGCCGACGAAGTTGTGACCATTGCGACCGGGCTGAATGCCCCCAACGGCGTAGCCGTGCGCAACGGTGCGCTGTACGTGGCTGAAATCAATCGGGTGCTGCGCTACGACAACATTGCCCAGCATCTTAAGCAAAAGCCTAAGCCGGCGGTAGTGTACAACCAACTACCCAGTAAGGAATGGCACGGCTACCGCTACATTGCTTTCGGCCCCGATGGCAAGCTGTATGTGCCAGTGGGCGCGCCCTGCAACTCGTGTCTGCCCGAGGAGCCCATCTTCGGTACCATCAACCGCATGAACGCAGATGGTACTGGTTTTGAGATAGTTGCAAACGGCGTGCGCAACACCGTTGGCTTCGACTGGAGCCCGGTGGATAAAGCCCTCTGGTTCACCGACAACGGCCGCGACAATCTCGGCGACAACGTACCCGCCGACGAACTGAACCGGGCCAGCGGGCCGGGGCTGCACTTCGGGTTTCCTTATTTTTTCGCCGGCGACATTCCCGATCCGGAATTTGGGAAAGGCAAATCGTCGAATACGTACACGAAGCCCGCGCGCAAGCTCGGTCCGCACGTAGCGGCGCTGGGCATGAAATTCTACACGGGCAAGCAATTTCCGACGCAGTACCGCAACCAGATTTTCATTCCCGAACACGGCTCCTGGAACCGTAGCAGCAAGATCGGCTACCGCATATCGCTCGTGCGCCTCGACGCCACCGGCAAACAGGCTACCAGCTACGAAACCTTTGCGCAAGGCTGGCTACAAGGCCAGCAAGCGTGGGGCCGTCCGGTATGCCTGCTCCAACTTGCCGACGGCTCCCTATTGGTCTCCGACGACCAGAACGACGCCATCTACCGCATTTCCTACAAAGGCTAG
- a CDS encoding DUF502 domain-containing protein produces MRQYFNYFLNGFLIVAPIALTIYILYASIRWLNNLFNFYDIPGLGLLLAIVAITVIGYVAKSFMVRPFLIITERLLHRTPLVSIIYSSLKDLFDAFVGDNQKFNCPVLVRINEEAHCYKMGFVTQDSMAAINQEALLAVYFPHSYNFSGELVLVPKDNVTYLELPSSEVMKFIVSGGVSRL; encoded by the coding sequence ATGCGCCAGTATTTCAACTACTTCCTCAACGGCTTCCTCATCGTCGCGCCCATCGCCCTGACGATCTACATCCTGTACGCGAGCATTCGGTGGCTCAACAACCTGTTCAACTTCTACGACATCCCCGGTTTGGGGCTGCTGCTGGCCATTGTGGCCATCACGGTCATCGGCTACGTGGCCAAATCATTCATGGTGCGGCCCTTCCTGATCATTACTGAGCGGCTATTGCACCGCACGCCGCTGGTCAGCATTATCTATTCCAGCCTGAAAGATCTATTTGACGCCTTTGTAGGTGACAACCAGAAGTTTAACTGCCCCGTGCTGGTGCGCATCAACGAAGAAGCCCACTGCTACAAAATGGGGTTTGTGACGCAGGATAGCATGGCCGCCATCAACCAAGAGGCGCTGCTGGCCGTATATTTCCCGCACTCCTACAACTTTTCCGGCGAGCTGGTACTGGTGCCCAAAGACAACGTAACCTACTTGGAGCTGCCCAGCAGCGAGGTAATGAAGTTTATTGTTTCGGGTGGTGTATCAAGGTTATAA
- a CDS encoding 2TM domain-containing protein: MEAANRDPELWRMAKARARFKSHLFTYLVVNSVLWVIWFLTNDYSDWHGHGRHFDIPWPVWPTVFWGFGVLMNGIRVYSDFGGRQSEREYERLVRERKGR; the protein is encoded by the coding sequence ATGGAAGCTGCCAACCGTGATCCCGAACTGTGGCGCATGGCCAAAGCCCGCGCCAGGTTTAAGTCTCATTTGTTTACCTACCTGGTCGTAAATTCTGTGCTCTGGGTTATCTGGTTTCTGACCAACGATTATTCCGACTGGCATGGTCACGGGCGCCATTTCGACATTCCCTGGCCAGTATGGCCCACCGTATTTTGGGGCTTTGGCGTGCTGATGAACGGGATTCGCGTGTACAGCGACTTCGGCGGTCGGCAATCGGAGCGAGAATACGAGCGGCTGGTGCGCGAGCGAAAAGGCCGTTAA
- a CDS encoding O-acetyl-ADP-ribose deacetylase, with protein MASLLPDWRATAQRFGRILLHQGDITQIDTAAIVNAANSSLLGGGGVDGAIHRVGGPEILEECKTVRASAYPNGLPTGEAVITTAGRLPAGFVIHTVGPVWNGGRKGEPELLANCYRNSLQLTAEHRLDSVAFPGISTGVYGYPKAEATGIAVREVRLFLEQNIDLQTIVFVTFDSESYRLYEQELKR; from the coding sequence ATGGCTTCTCTCCTCCCCGACTGGCGCGCCACTGCCCAACGCTTTGGCCGCATTCTGCTGCACCAAGGCGACATCACCCAGATTGATACCGCCGCGATTGTCAACGCCGCCAACTCCTCCCTGCTGGGCGGAGGCGGGGTCGATGGTGCCATTCACCGCGTTGGCGGCCCCGAGATTTTGGAAGAATGCAAGACAGTTCGTGCCTCCGCTTACCCCAACGGCTTGCCCACTGGCGAAGCCGTCATCACGACGGCCGGGCGGCTTCCCGCCGGTTTTGTCATTCATACCGTGGGGCCGGTCTGGAATGGCGGCCGCAAAGGCGAGCCAGAACTGCTGGCCAATTGCTATCGCAATAGCCTGCAACTCACCGCCGAGCACCGCTTAGACAGCGTTGCTTTTCCTGGCATCAGCACCGGCGTTTATGGCTATCCGAAGGCCGAAGCCACCGGCATCGCGGTTCGCGAAGTCCGGCTGTTCCTAGAGCAAAACATTGATTTACAGACAATTGTGTTTGTCACTTTCGACAGTGAAAGTTATCGCCTCTACGAGCAGGAGCTGAAGCGCTGA
- a CDS encoding 4-hydroxy-3-methylbut-2-enyl diphosphate reductase — MNVTIDKNSGYCFGVEFAIQMAEDELEHEETLYCLGDIVHNRMEVERLHGLGLRIIDREQLAELHDCKVLIRAHGEPPETYELALRNNLELIDASCPVVLKLQNRVKHAYDTSTRQNGQIVIYGQPGHAEVTGLTGQTGNRAIIVMTEPDLDQIDFTRPVTLFSQTTKSTAGFYRMKQLIEERIAAAKGEIASFDANDSICRQVSNREPALRKFAELHDVVIFVSGRKSSNGKALFSVVNQTNARSYFIENEQELQTEWFLGAQSVGICGATSTPMWLMQRVADHIEQVALEVA; from the coding sequence ATGAACGTCACTATCGATAAAAATTCCGGCTACTGTTTTGGGGTCGAATTTGCCATTCAGATGGCGGAGGATGAGTTGGAGCACGAAGAAACCCTGTATTGCCTCGGCGATATCGTGCACAACCGCATGGAAGTAGAGCGCTTGCACGGCCTGGGGTTGCGCATCATCGACCGCGAACAGCTGGCCGAACTGCACGATTGCAAAGTGCTGATTCGGGCCCACGGCGAGCCGCCGGAAACTTACGAGCTGGCCCTGCGCAACAACTTGGAGCTAATCGACGCCTCGTGCCCGGTGGTGCTCAAGTTGCAAAACCGCGTGAAGCACGCCTACGATACCTCGACCCGGCAAAATGGCCAAATTGTCATTTATGGCCAGCCCGGTCACGCTGAAGTAACCGGCCTGACTGGCCAGACCGGCAACCGCGCCATCATCGTGATGACCGAGCCCGATCTGGACCAGATTGATTTTACGCGCCCCGTTACGCTCTTCAGCCAAACGACTAAAAGCACCGCCGGCTTCTACCGCATGAAGCAACTCATCGAGGAGCGCATCGCGGCGGCCAAAGGCGAAATTGCTTCCTTCGATGCCAACGACAGCATTTGCCGCCAGGTAAGCAACCGCGAGCCTGCCTTGCGCAAGTTTGCCGAGCTGCACGATGTAGTAATCTTTGTGAGCGGACGTAAAAGCTCCAATGGCAAGGCGTTGTTCAGCGTCGTGAACCAAACGAATGCCCGCAGCTATTTCATTGAGAATGAGCAAGAACTGCAAACCGAATGGTTCTTGGGGGCTCAGTCGGTGGGCATTTGCGGCGCTACCAGCACACCTATGTGGCTGATGCAGCGCGTAGCCGATCACATTGAGCAAGTTGCGCTGGAAGTCGCGTAA
- a CDS encoding response regulator, with protein sequence MTRKLRNVVLVDDNETTSFLNNRLLSRLGVADQVLTFSQAEQAFDFLWGAGRDQSHTVATDVPELVFVDLKMPGMDGFEFLKLYSALPQDVKQKTVLAVLTTSMHSADTIRVAQHEGVEYLAKPLTEEKMQKLLKKRFNEN encoded by the coding sequence ATGACCAGAAAGCTCCGCAACGTGGTGTTGGTGGATGATAACGAAACCACCAGCTTCCTGAACAATCGTCTTCTGAGCCGTTTGGGCGTCGCTGATCAAGTGCTGACCTTTTCTCAGGCTGAGCAGGCATTCGATTTTTTGTGGGGTGCCGGCCGCGACCAATCCCATACCGTAGCGACGGACGTCCCGGAACTGGTATTCGTCGATCTGAAGATGCCGGGCATGGATGGCTTCGAATTTCTGAAGCTCTACAGCGCTCTCCCGCAGGATGTAAAGCAGAAAACGGTTTTGGCTGTGCTCACAACGTCCATGCACTCTGCGGATACCATTCGCGTAGCCCAGCACGAAGGCGTGGAGTACCTGGCCAAGCCGCTCACGGAAGAGAAGATGCAAAAGCTGCTGAAGAAGCGCTTCAACGAAAACTAA
- a CDS encoding alpha/beta fold hydrolase — protein sequence MFVEAGRTRLHYQRYGTGPRAVLAFHGYGQGEGHWRGMAAILGSDVTLYAFDLFYHGPSQLAKADAPLTKKRLSELLGQFLEENDVQSFGLLAFSMGAKYALTAAEYFPERVEQIWLIAPDGIRTQFWYSLATYPPWMRGVLGRAVLRPQRLLRFLDVLQERRLVNTNLVRFAQWQLDSREKRLRVYRSWVGFRKLVFDLKHLAAILNRRPTPVTFFLGKHDRVIPHAGLQEFIRSLTNAHTVLLDAGHAGLIYDVAAYLRRHSEEVRW from the coding sequence ATGTTCGTGGAAGCGGGCCGGACCCGACTGCATTACCAACGCTATGGCACCGGGCCGCGGGCCGTGTTGGCCTTTCACGGCTACGGGCAGGGCGAAGGGCACTGGCGCGGCATGGCCGCCATCTTGGGCTCTGACGTCACGTTGTACGCTTTCGATCTGTTTTACCACGGCCCGAGCCAGCTGGCCAAAGCCGATGCGCCCCTCACCAAAAAGCGCTTAAGCGAACTGCTTGGGCAGTTTCTGGAGGAGAACGACGTGCAATCGTTTGGCTTACTGGCGTTTAGCATGGGAGCCAAATATGCGCTCACGGCCGCCGAGTACTTCCCAGAGCGCGTAGAGCAGATCTGGCTGATTGCCCCGGACGGTATCCGGACGCAGTTTTGGTATTCGCTGGCGACGTATCCGCCGTGGATGCGCGGTGTGTTGGGGCGGGCCGTGTTGCGGCCACAACGCCTGCTGCGCTTCTTGGATGTGCTTCAGGAGCGGCGCCTCGTCAATACGAATTTGGTGCGCTTTGCCCAATGGCAGCTCGATAGCCGCGAAAAGCGCTTGCGCGTGTACCGTAGCTGGGTGGGGTTTCGCAAATTGGTGTTCGATCTGAAACACCTAGCGGCCATCCTGAACCGCCGTCCGACGCCGGTTACCTTTTTTCTGGGCAAACACGACCGCGTTATCCCGCACGCCGGCTTGCAGGAATTCATCAGGTCACTGACCAATGCCCACACCGTATTGCTAGACGCCGGCCACGCCGGCCTGATCTACGATGTGGCGGCCTACCTCCGCCGTCACTCCGAAGAGGTGCGCTGGTAA
- the ade gene encoding adenine deaminase, translating into MPAKFHLRANYIDLINNTISPAEIHVADGQIRSIKPTGAATPDPALPYALPGFVDAHVHVESSLLVPAEFARLAVTHGTVATVSDPHEIGNVLGVAGVEYMLENAQHVPFKFCFGAPSCVPATPFETAGAIITAEDIEQLFQNPAIGYLAEMMNWPGVLHHDPDVRRKIELAQRYNRPVDGHAPGLRGDEARRYAAAGITTDHECFTADEALDKLACGMHILIREGSAARNFDALIDLLPEHYEHMMFCSDDKHPDTLVLGHINQLVQRAVARGQDVLKVLRVACLNPVLHYRLPVGLLREGDPADFIVVEDLKEFRVRQTYLNGELVAENGTTLISAVPSKVVNNFEAEPLTAADFQVKAPAEVATTRVIQCFDGQLITKRQDLLASIIGGLVVPNVAQDVLKLTVVNRYATAPPAVAFITGFGLKSGALASSVGHDSHNITAVGCDDDSIVRAVNLVIEAKGGLAAVGADGEELLLPLPVAGLMSNHDGYQVAKLYAAVDALAKKLGSPLEAPFMTLSFMALLVIPSLKLSDKGLFDGEAFQFVDAVV; encoded by the coding sequence ATGCCTGCCAAATTTCACCTGCGCGCCAACTATATCGATCTGATTAACAACACGATATCGCCAGCCGAGATTCACGTAGCGGATGGCCAGATCCGCAGCATCAAGCCTACTGGCGCAGCCACACCCGACCCGGCGCTGCCCTACGCGCTGCCCGGCTTCGTGGACGCGCACGTGCACGTGGAAAGCTCGCTGCTGGTGCCCGCCGAATTTGCCCGCTTGGCGGTCACGCACGGTACCGTTGCCACGGTTTCCGACCCGCACGAAATAGGCAATGTGCTGGGCGTGGCGGGTGTGGAATATATGCTGGAAAACGCGCAGCATGTACCCTTCAAGTTCTGTTTTGGGGCGCCTTCCTGCGTACCCGCTACGCCTTTCGAAACGGCTGGGGCAATTATCACGGCGGAGGATATCGAGCAGCTGTTTCAGAACCCGGCCATCGGCTACTTGGCGGAGATGATGAACTGGCCCGGCGTGCTGCACCACGATCCAGATGTCCGTCGCAAAATTGAGCTGGCTCAGCGCTACAACCGCCCTGTCGATGGCCACGCGCCCGGCCTGCGCGGCGACGAGGCGCGCCGCTACGCCGCAGCCGGCATCACCACTGACCACGAATGTTTTACCGCCGACGAAGCCCTCGACAAACTGGCTTGCGGCATGCACATCCTTATTCGTGAAGGTTCGGCTGCGCGCAACTTCGACGCGTTAATTGATTTATTGCCAGAGCATTACGAACACATGATGTTCTGCTCCGACGACAAGCACCCCGATACGCTCGTGCTGGGCCACATCAACCAGCTAGTGCAACGCGCGGTGGCCCGCGGCCAGGATGTATTGAAAGTCCTGCGCGTGGCTTGCCTGAACCCCGTGCTGCATTACCGTCTGCCGGTGGGCCTGCTCCGCGAAGGCGACCCTGCCGACTTTATCGTGGTCGAGGACCTGAAGGAATTTCGGGTGCGCCAAACCTATCTCAACGGGGAGCTAGTGGCTGAAAACGGCACCACCTTAATTTCGGCAGTGCCCAGCAAAGTGGTCAATAATTTCGAGGCCGAACCCCTCACTGCCGCCGACTTCCAGGTGAAGGCACCGGCCGAAGTAGCCACCACGCGCGTGATACAATGCTTTGATGGTCAATTAATTACTAAAAGGCAAGACCTCCTTGCCTCCATCATCGGAGGCCTGGTTGTGCCCAATGTTGCGCAGGATGTGCTCAAGCTCACCGTCGTCAATCGCTACGCGACAGCACCGCCGGCAGTGGCTTTTATCACTGGGTTTGGGCTGAAATCCGGGGCGCTGGCTTCAAGCGTGGGCCACGATTCGCACAACATCACGGCCGTCGGCTGCGACGACGACAGCATTGTCCGCGCCGTAAACTTAGTCATTGAAGCCAAAGGTGGTCTAGCGGCCGTCGGCGCCGATGGCGAAGAGTTGCTGCTCCCCCTTCCCGTAGCCGGCCTGATGTCGAACCACGATGGCTATCAAGTAGCCAAGCTCTACGCCGCCGTCGATGCGCTGGCCAAAAAGCTGGGCAGCCCGTTGGAAGCGCCCTTTATGACGTTGTCCTTCATGGCGTTACTGGTAATTCCGAGTCTGAAACTCAGCGACAAAGGCCTCTTCGACGGCGAAGCGTTTCAGTTTGTAGATGCTGTTGTATAG
- the sucD gene encoding succinate--CoA ligase subunit alpha, producing the protein MSVLVNKDSKVIVQGFTGSEGSFHAQQMIEYGTNVVGGVTPGKGGTRHLDRPVFNTVAEAVEQAGANTSIIFVPPAFAADAIMEAADAGIKVIVTITEGIPTKDMIAVKEYLKGRDGLRMIGPNCPGVMTAGECKVGIMPGFIFQKGRVGIVSKSGTLTYEAVDQLTKAGLGQTTAIGIGGDPIIGTTTKEAVELLMNDPETEGIVMIGEIGGGMEAEAARWIKETGNKKPVVGFIAGQTAPPGRRMGHAGAIVGGADDTAAAKMAIMRECGIHVVDSPAEIGDTMLRVLQGDKVEA; encoded by the coding sequence ATGAGTGTTCTGGTCAACAAGGATTCCAAAGTGATTGTGCAGGGCTTCACCGGCTCCGAAGGCTCGTTTCACGCCCAGCAAATGATTGAGTACGGCACCAACGTAGTAGGTGGCGTGACGCCCGGCAAAGGCGGCACCCGGCACCTCGATCGCCCCGTGTTTAACACTGTGGCTGAGGCGGTAGAGCAAGCCGGCGCCAACACGAGCATCATCTTCGTGCCCCCGGCTTTCGCGGCCGACGCCATCATGGAAGCGGCCGACGCCGGCATCAAAGTCATTGTCACCATCACGGAAGGTATCCCGACCAAGGATATGATTGCGGTGAAGGAATACCTGAAAGGCCGCGACGGCTTGCGCATGATCGGGCCCAACTGCCCCGGCGTAATGACCGCTGGCGAATGCAAAGTAGGCATCATGCCCGGCTTCATCTTCCAGAAAGGCCGCGTTGGAATCGTTTCTAAATCAGGCACTTTGACGTATGAGGCAGTTGACCAGCTCACCAAAGCTGGCTTGGGCCAGACTACGGCCATCGGCATCGGCGGCGACCCAATCATTGGCACGACCACCAAAGAAGCTGTGGAACTGCTCATGAACGACCCCGAAACCGAGGGCATCGTGATGATCGGTGAGATCGGCGGCGGCATGGAAGCCGAAGCAGCTCGCTGGATTAAAGAAACCGGCAACAAGAAGCCGGTTGTGGGCTTCATCGCGGGCCAAACGGCACCTCCCGGCCGCCGCATGGGTCACGCTGGTGCTATTGTCGGCGGCGCCGATGATACCGCTGCGGCCAAAATGGCCATCATGCGCGAGTGCGGCATCCACGTAGTGGATTCGCCGGCCGAAATCGGCGACACGATGCTGCGCGTGCTGCAAGGCGACAAAGTAGAAGCGTAA